A single window of Vigna unguiculata cultivar IT97K-499-35 chromosome 1, ASM411807v1, whole genome shotgun sequence DNA harbors:
- the LOC114179031 gene encoding uncharacterized protein LOC114179031 isoform X1: MTMELYGQLISDDPILPQPISSGVWLCLCDIENTMNFAASFCRRLNIKELVTNVPVYRSTSDVSGEGLSMVFRRWASKKTAGSTKNGRDSKPKNLGVKKFGGERVIPGNIIVRQRGTRFHPGNYVGLGKDHTLFALKEGLVKFERNKLTGRKWVHVEPKEGHVLHPLYANASASEVKVAV; the protein is encoded by the exons ATGACAATGGAATTGTATGGCCAACTTATTTCTGATGATCCGATCTTGCCACAACCGATTAGTTCTGGTGTTTG GTTGTGTCTCTGTGACATAGAAAACACCATGAATTTTGCAGCATCATTTTGCAGAAGATTGAATATCAAGGAACTTGTGACAAATGTTCCTGTGTATAGAAGCACCAGTG ATGTATCTGGAGAAGGTTTGAGTATGGTGTTCAGGCGTTGGGCTTCCAAAAAGACTGCTGGTTCTACAAAGAACGGACGGGATTCAAAACCCAAGAACCTTGGAGTGAAGAAATTCGGTGGGGAG AGGGTGATACCTGGAAATATCATTGTTCGACAACGTGGTACTCGTTTTCATCCAGGAAACTATGTCGGACTTGGGAAAGATCATACTCTGTTTGCATTGAAAGAGGGATTGGTGAAGTTTGAACGGAACAAGTTGACTGGTCGCAAATGGGTGCATGTTGAGCCTAAAGAAGGCCATGTTCTCCACCCTTTGTATGCAAATGCCTCTGCTTCTGAAGTAAAGGTTGCTGTGTAA
- the LOC114162197 gene encoding uncharacterized protein LOC114162197 produces the protein MLGVKNNHVVMMKRKGKSKRGEKKDVKVTYISSPMKVKTSASNFRALVQELTGQFSNVAEMFVEADYCYNYDDDDGVLDDANQKGTNIQQWSTGTSETYSHESNTWFKSLDHHHSSSFMEPLNGQLQYEFLSFDMI, from the coding sequence ATGCTTGGAGTTAAGAACAACCATGTTGTGATGATGAAGAGAAAAGGGAAGAGCAAAAGGGGTGAGAAGAAGGATGTTAAAGTGACATATATCTCAAGCCCTATGAAGGTGAAGACCAGTGCCTCAAACTTCAGAGCCCTTGTGCAAGAACTCACAGGCCAGTTCTCCAATGTTGCTGAAATGTTTGTGGAAGCTGATTACTGTTAcaattatgatgatgatgatggtgttCTTGATGATGCTAACCAAAAGGGCACAAACATTCAACAATGGAGTACTGGCACTAGTGAAACCTATTCTCATGAGTCTAATACTTGGTTCAAATCTCTTGATCATCATCATTCCAGCTCTTTCATGGAACCACTGAATGGACAACTTCAATATGAATTCTTGAGCTTTGATATGATTTAG
- the LOC114179031 gene encoding uncharacterized protein LOC114179031 isoform X2, translated as MNFAASFCRRLNIKELVTNVPVYRSTSDVSGEGLSMVFRRWASKKTAGSTKNGRDSKPKNLGVKKFGGERVIPGNIIVRQRGTRFHPGNYVGLGKDHTLFALKEGLVKFERNKLTGRKWVHVEPKEGHVLHPLYANASASEVKVAV; from the exons ATGAATTTTGCAGCATCATTTTGCAGAAGATTGAATATCAAGGAACTTGTGACAAATGTTCCTGTGTATAGAAGCACCAGTG ATGTATCTGGAGAAGGTTTGAGTATGGTGTTCAGGCGTTGGGCTTCCAAAAAGACTGCTGGTTCTACAAAGAACGGACGGGATTCAAAACCCAAGAACCTTGGAGTGAAGAAATTCGGTGGGGAG AGGGTGATACCTGGAAATATCATTGTTCGACAACGTGGTACTCGTTTTCATCCAGGAAACTATGTCGGACTTGGGAAAGATCATACTCTGTTTGCATTGAAAGAGGGATTGGTGAAGTTTGAACGGAACAAGTTGACTGGTCGCAAATGGGTGCATGTTGAGCCTAAAGAAGGCCATGTTCTCCACCCTTTGTATGCAAATGCCTCTGCTTCTGAAGTAAAGGTTGCTGTGTAA